In Limisalsivibrio acetivorans, one genomic interval encodes:
- a CDS encoding HigA family addiction module antitoxin gives MERINVNRSKSHPGEILKELYIDETEGLTQKKLAESIGVSFRTVNQICNKRRGVTPEVAVRLGKFFSTTPELWLNLQMSYDLQKARQSVDVSHIKPAAV, from the coding sequence ATGGAGCGTATAAATGTGAATAGAAGCAAAAGCCACCCCGGCGAGATCCTAAAAGAGCTGTATATTGATGAAACTGAAGGGCTTACGCAGAAAAAACTTGCCGAGTCTATCGGTGTTTCTTTCCGCACTGTCAACCAGATATGCAACAAGCGCAGAGGAGTAACCCCTGAGGTTGCTGTAAGACTGGGAAAGTTCTTCAGTACAACTCCAGAGCTCTGGCTTAACCTTCAGATGTCATACGACCTTCAAAAAGCTAGGCAATCTGTTGATGTAAGTCATATAAAGCCAGCGGCGGTTTAG
- a CDS encoding type II toxin-antitoxin system RelE/ParE family toxin, protein MIVNFADKETRRLYVDGYSKKFPQEIMQKAVLMLDLLDETSVVEDLGALGGRRLHKLSGDLKDFWSISINKQWRIIFRFEDENAFDVKIIDYH, encoded by the coding sequence ATGATAGTCAATTTTGCTGATAAAGAAACAAGGAGGCTTTATGTTGATGGTTACAGCAAAAAGTTTCCTCAGGAGATTATGCAAAAGGCAGTGCTTATGCTCGACCTTTTAGATGAGACTTCTGTGGTGGAAGACCTTGGTGCCCTGGGAGGACGGAGGCTTCATAAGCTGTCAGGGGATCTTAAGGACTTTTGGAGCATAAGTATAAATAAGCAATGGCGAATCATTTTCCGTTTTGAGGATGAAAACGCCTTTGATGTAAAGATAATCGACTATCATTAG
- a CDS encoding hybrid sensor histidine kinase/response regulator: MPLDDEREIILVVDDEPVNISLLTECLKRDYEVESARSGREALDKIFSGNPPALVLLDIMMPGMDGFEVCRRIKEDSRSADIPVIFITAMGDPVDEEKGLELGAIDYLTKPVNTSKVRMRVRNHVESIRMRQSIEEKNNQLLEAARLREDVERITKHDLKQPLVGIMNVPDLLLMSSSFSEEEKMLLEKIRESANTMLHMINRSHDLLRMELGTYNLKKVSVDLIEICDKSIEDLMSYATRIGVEVMLTVNGCSCYFDAGFFVPGERLLCYTMVGNLLKNAVEASPKGGRVHIRLNEVDDVKRLEIENSGLVPENLRDCFFDKYSTCGKEHGTGLGTYSAWLTAKTVGANMGFESVDGTTKVWVDFPQS; this comes from the coding sequence ATGCCCCTCGATGATGAGCGGGAGATTATTCTTGTTGTGGATGATGAACCTGTTAATATCAGCCTGCTTACGGAGTGCCTTAAGAGGGATTATGAAGTTGAGTCAGCCCGAAGCGGCAGAGAGGCTCTTGATAAGATTTTTAGCGGGAATCCCCCGGCACTTGTCCTTTTGGATATCATGATGCCCGGAATGGACGGCTTTGAAGTATGCAGAAGGATCAAGGAGGACAGCCGTTCTGCCGATATCCCTGTAATCTTCATTACCGCTATGGGCGACCCTGTGGACGAAGAGAAGGGTCTTGAACTGGGTGCTATCGATTATCTTACAAAGCCTGTCAACACGTCCAAGGTGCGCATGCGTGTGCGTAATCATGTGGAATCAATTCGTATGCGCCAGAGTATTGAGGAAAAAAACAATCAGCTTCTCGAGGCGGCAAGGCTTCGTGAGGATGTTGAGCGGATCACAAAGCATGATCTGAAACAGCCACTGGTGGGTATCATGAATGTGCCCGATCTTCTGCTCATGTCATCCTCCTTCAGCGAGGAGGAGAAGATGCTCCTTGAGAAGATCAGAGAATCCGCCAATACAATGCTACATATGATAAACCGCTCCCACGATCTTCTGCGTATGGAGCTTGGAACCTATAATCTTAAGAAGGTATCGGTGGATCTCATCGAGATATGCGATAAGTCCATCGAGGATCTTATGTCCTATGCCACACGTATCGGTGTGGAGGTGATGCTTACAGTGAACGGGTGCTCATGCTACTTCGATGCAGGCTTCTTTGTGCCCGGAGAGAGACTCCTGTGCTACACAATGGTGGGAAACCTGCTTAAGAACGCTGTCGAGGCTTCTCCGAAAGGTGGGCGGGTGCATATACGCCTGAATGAGGTTGACGATGTTAAGCGACTGGAGATAGAGAACAGCGGATTGGTTCCGGAGAACTTAAGGGATTGTTTCTTTGATAAATACTCAACCTGTGGAAAGGAGCATGGTACCGGTCTGGGTACATATTCCGCATGGCTCACAGCGAAAACCGTTGGTGCCAATATGGGCTTCGAATCTGTTGACGGTACTACCAAGGTATGGGTGGACTTTCCGCAATCGTAA
- a CDS encoding EAL and HDOD domain-containing protein, translating to MSKDWFIGRQPILDREEKITAYEILFRSGNAGGANVQDNLAATSSVLVNTLQNFGVENLLQEKTGFINIDETVLDSGVLDILPPEKFILELLETTKVDFEVLQKVHEYKEKGFSFALDDFIFEDEYLNNFKELYDVVDVIKVDFMDSDRKKLIDNMEMLKGFKVKLLAEKVETREEFELCKELGFDLFQGYYFAKPSMLSKKKDIDPSKLAIINLVNMLRKDTEIEDLEKELKANPELNLSLLKFINSSAFFLRSSVNSIRHAISLLGRTNLSKWLTLLLYATGDADPDENPLLQTAQIRAKTLEALLSKGKGYDSDFIEKAYLAGLLSILDVVFSAPFEDFIDQFNISEEIKAAVTDGEGRLGKLLDLMQKVEEYDIAGFNEILDEFGFSMEQLSEARLEGLT from the coding sequence TACAGCCTATGAGATTCTGTTCAGAAGCGGAAACGCCGGAGGTGCAAACGTTCAGGATAACCTCGCCGCAACCTCCAGCGTTCTGGTGAACACTTTGCAGAACTTCGGCGTAGAAAACCTCCTTCAGGAGAAGACAGGTTTCATTAATATCGATGAAACGGTTCTCGATTCCGGTGTTCTTGACATACTTCCTCCAGAAAAATTTATCCTTGAACTGCTGGAGACAACGAAGGTTGATTTCGAGGTACTGCAAAAGGTGCATGAATACAAGGAGAAAGGCTTCTCCTTCGCCCTTGATGACTTCATCTTTGAGGATGAGTATCTCAACAACTTCAAAGAGCTGTACGATGTGGTTGATGTTATCAAGGTCGATTTTATGGACTCCGATCGAAAAAAACTCATAGACAACATGGAAATGCTTAAGGGTTTCAAAGTAAAGCTTCTGGCAGAAAAGGTTGAAACAAGAGAGGAGTTTGAGCTTTGCAAGGAACTCGGCTTCGACCTCTTTCAGGGCTACTACTTCGCCAAGCCCTCCATGCTGAGCAAGAAGAAGGATATTGACCCATCCAAACTCGCCATCATAAACCTTGTGAACATGCTAAGAAAGGATACGGAAATAGAGGACCTTGAAAAGGAGCTTAAAGCCAACCCTGAGCTTAACCTGAGCCTGCTTAAGTTCATCAACTCATCCGCCTTCTTCCTGCGTTCTTCGGTGAACTCTATCCGCCACGCCATATCATTGCTGGGGAGGACCAATCTATCCAAATGGCTCACACTCCTACTCTACGCCACAGGGGATGCTGACCCGGATGAGAACCCGCTCCTTCAAACCGCCCAGATTCGTGCAAAGACCCTTGAGGCACTTCTCTCTAAAGGGAAAGGATACGACAGCGATTTCATCGAGAAGGCTTATCTCGCAGGGCTTCTTTCGATTCTGGATGTGGTATTCTCCGCTCCCTTCGAGGATTTCATCGATCAATTCAACATATCAGAGGAGATAAAAGCCGCAGTTACCGATGGTGAAGGCAGACTGGGAAAGCTTCTGGATCTTATGCAAAAGGTTGAGGAATATGATATAGCAGGGTTCAATGAGATTCTGGATGAGTTCGGATTCTCCATGGAACAGCTTTCCGAGGCAAGGCTTGAGGGGCTCACATAG
- a CDS encoding EAL domain-containing protein — translation MRLFLVLIFLFSIFTAHAADEVSVRLKWHHQFQFAGIYMAIEQGYYDAAGLDVQVKEYTSDLDNINDIVSGETDFGIAGPELVLNYLKGEPVVSVATIIQHSPTVIMAKKSSNIRSPHDLVGKKVMLGENPIINAMLINEGLHISSLDLVETTWDINELVNDEIDATEAYLTNTPYYLIKEGIPVVYINPITYGIDFYGDTIFTSREMAEDNYEKVMAFKNATLKGWEYALDNVEETVDHILRNYETSKTREHLIYEAETMKSLMLPKLVEIGHMNRGRWQHMANTYIKLGLAEDGYNLTYFLPETYSDHSHVYLRNTLAVMAVILTALAGAAIMLFMFNWRLKKSVEQRTEELTKEIAERKEAVAKMELFHEIFENSIEAISITDKDANIIQINNSFTEVTGYTEEEVLGKNPRILKSDRHSDEFYERMWNAINREGRWSGEIWNRRKTGEAYPEWLNIFCIYNQEGEIVNYVSAFHDISEYKDKEAKIKYQAHHDALTGLPNRFLINDRLEHAISHAQRVQKQIAVIFMDLDNFKRINDTLGHPMGDKLLQHVADHLKSLMRDEDTVGRLGGDEFVIIIEEIEEPAYLTSVCQRILDSFAEPVVLDGHELYISTSIGITYFPDDGKNSEELIMNADIAMYSAKERGKNNFRFFTGTMNEEMKRRHELETMVRKGLENGEFVPFYQPRVDTASGRVNGMEALARWFPEEGKMVSPAEFIPVMEETGLIVDLGRQMFEQSCEFVKRVEEETGKRLKVSVNLSPKQLERQELVPQMLSSVKRIGIGLDMVEVELTESDIMKDVDRTKDVLDRITGAGISVFIDDFGTGYSSMYYLKHLPIQGLKIDRSFINEIDSDQNDAAIVSTMIRLADGFRLRVVAEGVENETQASILKELGCYEIQGYFYGKPMPAEQFIEFIMNS, via the coding sequence ATGCGTTTATTCCTTGTCCTGATCTTTTTGTTCTCCATCTTTACCGCCCATGCAGCCGATGAAGTTTCGGTGCGCCTGAAGTGGCACCATCAGTTCCAGTTTGCTGGCATATATATGGCTATTGAACAAGGGTACTATGATGCGGCGGGTCTTGACGTACAGGTTAAAGAATACACCTCTGACCTCGACAATATAAATGACATCGTCTCCGGTGAAACGGATTTCGGCATAGCAGGCCCCGAGCTTGTACTTAATTATCTGAAAGGTGAGCCCGTTGTTTCCGTGGCCACCATTATTCAGCACTCCCCTACGGTTATCATGGCCAAGAAGTCATCAAATATCCGCTCACCACATGACCTTGTGGGAAAAAAGGTTATGCTTGGGGAGAACCCCATAATAAACGCCATGCTTATCAATGAAGGCCTGCACATCAGCTCTCTCGATCTTGTTGAAACAACATGGGATATTAATGAGCTAGTCAATGATGAGATAGACGCCACGGAGGCATACCTGACTAATACTCCTTATTATCTTATAAAGGAGGGGATTCCTGTTGTTTATATCAATCCGATAACCTACGGCATCGATTTTTACGGCGACACTATCTTCACATCCAGAGAGATGGCTGAAGACAACTACGAAAAGGTTATGGCCTTTAAGAACGCCACACTCAAAGGTTGGGAATACGCTCTTGATAATGTTGAAGAAACCGTTGACCATATCCTGAGAAACTACGAGACATCCAAAACAAGGGAACACCTTATATATGAAGCCGAGACCATGAAGTCCCTTATGCTCCCCAAGCTGGTGGAGATAGGCCATATGAACAGAGGCCGTTGGCAGCATATGGCTAATACATATATCAAGCTCGGTCTGGCTGAGGATGGATATAATCTAACCTACTTCCTGCCTGAGACTTATAGCGATCACTCCCATGTTTACCTAAGAAATACACTGGCAGTAATGGCTGTAATTTTAACCGCATTGGCTGGTGCGGCAATAATGCTGTTTATGTTCAACTGGAGGCTGAAGAAATCCGTTGAGCAAAGAACAGAGGAGCTGACAAAAGAGATAGCCGAGAGGAAGGAAGCTGTTGCCAAGATGGAGCTTTTCCATGAGATATTTGAGAACTCCATTGAGGCGATAAGCATAACAGATAAAGATGCAAACATAATACAGATAAACAATTCATTCACAGAGGTAACGGGCTATACAGAAGAAGAGGTTTTGGGTAAAAACCCCCGCATCCTTAAATCGGACAGACACAGCGATGAATTCTATGAAAGGATGTGGAACGCAATAAATAGGGAAGGGCGCTGGTCCGGCGAAATATGGAACAGGCGAAAAACTGGTGAGGCATACCCGGAGTGGTTGAATATCTTCTGTATCTATAATCAGGAAGGGGAGATTGTAAACTACGTTTCCGCCTTCCACGATATCTCTGAATACAAGGACAAAGAGGCCAAGATCAAGTACCAGGCGCACCACGATGCCCTGACCGGCCTGCCGAACCGTTTCCTCATAAACGACAGACTGGAGCATGCGATATCCCACGCCCAGAGGGTTCAGAAACAGATAGCGGTTATCTTTATGGATCTGGACAATTTTAAGCGTATAAACGACACCCTGGGTCATCCCATGGGTGACAAGCTCCTTCAGCATGTTGCGGATCATCTCAAGTCACTCATGCGTGACGAGGACACCGTTGGAAGGCTGGGCGGTGACGAATTCGTTATTATAATCGAAGAGATAGAGGAGCCTGCATACCTAACATCTGTCTGTCAGAGGATTCTGGACAGCTTTGCGGAACCTGTGGTTCTTGACGGACATGAGCTTTATATCTCCACATCCATAGGGATAACCTATTTCCCTGACGACGGCAAGAACTCCGAAGAGCTTATCATGAATGCTGATATTGCCATGTACAGTGCCAAAGAGAGGGGTAAGAACAACTTCCGCTTCTTTACAGGAACCATGAACGAGGAGATGAAGCGCAGGCACGAGCTGGAGACCATGGTTCGCAAAGGCCTTGAAAACGGCGAGTTTGTTCCCTTCTATCAGCCCAGAGTGGATACTGCCAGCGGCAGAGTTAATGGTATGGAGGCTCTTGCCAGATGGTTCCCCGAGGAGGGGAAGATGGTTAGCCCTGCAGAGTTTATCCCTGTAATGGAGGAAACCGGGCTGATAGTGGATCTCGGCCGGCAGATGTTTGAGCAGAGTTGTGAATTTGTGAAAAGGGTGGAGGAGGAGACCGGCAAGCGTCTTAAGGTTTCCGTAAACCTTTCGCCGAAACAGCTTGAGCGTCAAGAGCTGGTTCCCCAGATGCTCAGCTCCGTTAAACGTATAGGTATAGGGCTGGATATGGTTGAGGTAGAGCTCACAGAAAGCGACATAATGAAGGATGTTGATAGAACGAAGGATGTTCTGGACAGGATCACAGGGGCAGGAATCTCCGTTTTTATCGATGATTTCGGAACTGGATATTCATCGATGTATTATCTGAAACATCTTCCAATTCAGGGGCTTAAGATAGACCGTTCTTTCATAAACGAGATCGACAGCGACCAGAACGACGCCGCCATTGTTTCCACGATGATAAGGCTCGCCGATGGCTTTAGGTTGCGTGTTGTTGCCGAAGGTGTTGAAAACGAGACACAGGCCAGCATTCTCAAGGAGCTTGGCTGTTACGAGATCCAGGGGTATTTTTACGGAAAGCCTATGCCTGCTGAGCAGTTTATAGAGTTTATTATGAACTCTTAA
- a CDS encoding PQQ-dependent sugar dehydrogenase — protein MRVLLTILSLLISITAYAEKPDFAVDMPDGFSIEIFADDLPGARSMVMGDEGTLFVGSRGAGNVYAVRDTDGDGTADKKWVIAEGLNSPNGTAFRNGSLYIGEIHRIIRFDNIEDRLDNPPEPVVVYDELPNDDWHGWKYISFGPDGRLYIPVGAPCNVCDEGHPFAALHSIKPDGTDFRTEATGIRNTVGFDWNPKTGTLWFTDNGRDWLGDTLPPDELNRIKGENTDFGYPYCYGDGVKDPAFSTDKDCTKTVYPQVNLTAHVAALGMKFYDGDMFPEEYRGGIFFAMHGSWNRSTKVGYKVYFVKVENDKAVSHKDFATGWLDDGYVNGRPVDIFIMPDGSMLVSDDKAGQIYRIEYGG, from the coding sequence ATGAGAGTTTTACTTACAATTTTGAGTTTATTAATCAGCATAACAGCTTACGCCGAAAAGCCCGATTTCGCAGTCGACATGCCCGATGGATTCAGTATAGAGATATTCGCCGATGATCTCCCCGGTGCGAGAAGTATGGTTATGGGTGATGAGGGAACCCTTTTTGTCGGCTCTAGAGGAGCCGGGAACGTTTATGCGGTTCGTGACACGGATGGAGACGGCACGGCGGATAAGAAATGGGTCATCGCTGAGGGGCTGAACTCCCCCAACGGCACTGCTTTCCGCAACGGGAGCCTGTATATAGGCGAGATCCACCGCATTATCCGTTTCGACAACATCGAGGATAGGCTCGATAACCCGCCTGAGCCAGTTGTTGTATATGATGAGCTCCCAAATGATGACTGGCACGGCTGGAAATACATTTCCTTCGGCCCGGACGGCAGGCTCTACATACCTGTCGGCGCACCTTGCAACGTATGCGATGAGGGGCACCCCTTCGCCGCACTGCATAGTATAAAGCCGGACGGAACAGACTTCCGCACCGAGGCCACAGGTATACGAAACACCGTAGGCTTCGACTGGAATCCGAAGACGGGAACGTTGTGGTTCACCGACAACGGGAGAGACTGGCTCGGCGACACCCTCCCCCCCGATGAACTGAACAGGATCAAGGGTGAAAACACCGATTTCGGCTATCCATACTGCTACGGCGACGGGGTTAAGGATCCCGCTTTTAGTACGGATAAAGACTGCACAAAGACGGTCTATCCGCAGGTTAACCTCACAGCCCATGTTGCGGCACTCGGCATGAAATTTTACGACGGCGATATGTTCCCCGAGGAATACAGAGGCGGAATATTCTTTGCCATGCACGGCTCATGGAACCGTAGCACGAAGGTGGGCTATAAGGTTTATTTCGTAAAGGTGGAGAACGATAAGGCAGTCAGCCATAAAGACTTCGCCACGGGGTGGCTCGATGACGGCTATGTTAACGGACGGCCAGTGGACATCTTCATAATGCCCGACGGCTCCATGCTAGTCTCAGACGACAAGGCGGGGCAGATATACCGGATAGAATACGGGGGTTGA